In Sphingobacteriaceae bacterium, the following are encoded in one genomic region:
- a CDS encoding T9SS type A sorting domain-containing protein — protein MKNTLVYFFILFSFWSLAQPPSHFHTKLGGNGIDIGYGVLQTLEGNYIITGSTTFYGAGNSDVVLTKIDSMGVTLWSKTLGGFNNDVAKAIIQLPDSGFIITGFTNSYGNGGYDALIIRTDKLGNQLWLKTYGGLDWDFAYDIIKSADGNFIICGKTSSEGKGKYDAFAIKYDINGMLIWKKLFGGVENDEFKGAYTKNGNEIFLAGSTESYGEINGDMILFKLNTNGDSLMRIIYGGPEKDFANDITLDKLNDIYLAGGSESFTNGKLDALLVKFSPTGNYINKTNDGTATRDEEFFKIVPSQSNFGDIVVIFAKDENQGTAVDFTTFALGADLFFVTGGNNGSFGYLDDEEPFDMCPTRDKGYAQVGYTKSLNALDKDILFVKRDSMIRYGNQVVGLKKERSLTEKNFSIYPNPVQQNGDFSINFSDIYLLSIKVSVLDMIGNQVKEININTKDINNKVNIQELPQGVYLLKVQSPEHCFYYKISKL, from the coding sequence ATGAAAAATACTTTAGTATATTTTTTTATTCTATTTTCTTTTTGGAGTTTGGCGCAGCCTCCTTCTCACTTTCATACAAAGCTTGGTGGTAATGGTATTGATATTGGATATGGAGTATTACAAACTTTAGAAGGTAATTACATTATTACCGGTAGCACAACTTTTTATGGGGCGGGCAATTCAGATGTGGTCCTAACTAAAATTGATTCCATGGGAGTAACGCTTTGGTCCAAAACTTTGGGAGGGTTTAATAATGATGTAGCAAAAGCAATCATTCAGTTACCAGACTCCGGATTTATTATAACCGGATTTACCAATTCTTATGGTAATGGGGGATATGATGCACTTATTATCCGCACAGATAAATTAGGAAATCAGTTGTGGTTAAAAACCTATGGTGGTTTAGATTGGGACTTTGCATACGATATAATAAAATCCGCCGATGGAAATTTTATTATCTGTGGTAAAACGTCAAGTGAAGGGAAAGGTAAATACGACGCATTTGCCATAAAGTATGATATAAACGGAATGTTAATTTGGAAAAAACTTTTTGGTGGTGTCGAAAATGATGAATTTAAAGGAGCATATACTAAAAATGGTAATGAAATATTCTTGGCCGGATCTACAGAAAGTTATGGTGAAATTAATGGTGATATGATTTTATTTAAGTTGAATACCAATGGTGATTCACTGATGCGAATTATTTATGGCGGACCAGAAAAAGATTTTGCTAATGATATAACCTTAGATAAATTAAATGATATTTATCTGGCAGGAGGTTCTGAAAGCTTTACTAATGGAAAGTTAGATGCGTTGTTAGTTAAATTTTCACCAACCGGTAATTATATTAATAAAACTAATGATGGTACGGCAACAAGAGATGAAGAGTTTTTTAAAATTGTGCCTTCGCAATCTAATTTCGGTGATATTGTAGTGATTTTTGCTAAAGATGAAAATCAAGGTACTGCGGTAGATTTTACAACCTTTGCCTTAGGCGCTGATTTATTTTTTGTTACGGGTGGCAATAATGGAAGTTTTGGGTATTTGGATGATGAAGAACCCTTTGATATGTGTCCAACTCGCGATAAAGGATATGCTCAGGTTGGTTATACAAAAAGTTTAAATGCCCTGGATAAAGACATCCTTTTTGTGAAAAGAGATTCAATGATACGGTATGGAAATCAGGTAGTTGGATTAAAAAAAGAGCGTTCTTTAACTGAGAAAAACTTTAGTATATATCCCAATCCCGTTCAACAAAATGGTGATTTTTCAATAAATTTTTCAGATATTTACCTTCTTAGTATTAAGGTTTCTGTTTTGGATATGATTGGAAATCAAGTAAAAGAAATTAACATAAATACAAAAGATATAAACAATAAAGTCAATATTCAGGAATTACCGCAAGGAGTTTACCTTCTGAAAGTACAAAGCCCGGAGCATTGTTTTTATTACAAAATTTCTAAATTATGA
- a CDS encoding T9SS type A sorting domain-containing protein translates to MKKNRKNIYFVTHLLILASFNSKAQEELRPLNGNINLFYQDLKLNNSQNEIANKKNAASINLPFKDDFYYAATGNFPDQNLWSDSSTHVNTGHGTAPPSVGVATFDGLNKMGYPYTPYILNTALTYPADTLTSKPINLLTSGAQTLQASDSVGLSFYYQARGFGDSPEIIDSLILDFYNPTAGVWNNNIWHSKGNANANINDTVFKRGFVMLDSAYYFKDGFKFRFRNKATTSGDFDEWHLDYVYLNKGRTIIGDTTYNDISFGYVPSPLLKRYATMPWHQYKPEERANNLNVFIRSNSGITIPNMSYRYAMYQNGLAIDNYDGGAIPNFKRFKYFGWSTDNQHRFPAFTYTFNTFSDSVDFTLKHYLFTDGISADFCPENDTVIQRQTFKNYYAYDDGSAEAAYYINGAFGKMAVKFNLNFSDTLRSVRIYFDPIGNMQSAESASFQLQVYADLGGFPGPLLLQDSSMKVIYLKAGVNVTPDYTLTTPLILPPGEYYIGFKQKISTGIGVGFDRNLNHSNYLFFDSGSGWTQSTIPGSIMIHPVFGRVIPPPVGLSENKNVINLFRVFPNPSHDIIYITQNNKTLIQYELFDITGKLILKNSFFGNQVAVNVSQIESGVYFLQINDEQNSQHQKIIIQH, encoded by the coding sequence ATGAAGAAGAATAGAAAAAATATTTATTTTGTAACACACTTACTTATTTTAGCTTCGTTTAATTCTAAAGCGCAGGAAGAATTAAGACCGCTTAATGGCAACATAAATTTATTTTATCAGGACCTTAAATTAAATAATAGTCAAAACGAGATTGCAAATAAAAAAAATGCAGCCAGCATAAATTTACCTTTTAAGGATGATTTTTATTATGCGGCAACCGGTAATTTTCCGGATCAGAATTTATGGAGCGATTCCAGCACACATGTGAATACCGGGCACGGTACAGCACCACCAAGTGTTGGAGTTGCTACATTCGACGGGCTCAATAAAATGGGTTATCCGTATACACCCTATATTTTAAACACCGCTCTAACGTACCCAGCTGATACCTTAACATCAAAACCCATTAATTTATTAACATCGGGCGCACAAACTTTACAAGCTTCTGATAGCGTTGGATTATCCTTTTATTATCAAGCCAGAGGATTTGGAGATTCGCCGGAAATAATAGATTCACTCATTCTTGATTTTTACAACCCAACCGCTGGTGTTTGGAATAATAATATATGGCATTCAAAAGGAAATGCCAATGCCAACATCAACGATACCGTATTCAAAAGAGGTTTTGTAATGTTAGATTCGGCTTATTATTTTAAAGACGGATTTAAATTCAGATTTAGAAATAAGGCTACTACATCCGGTGATTTTGACGAATGGCATTTAGATTACGTGTATTTAAATAAAGGAAGAACAATTATTGGCGATACCACTTATAATGATATCAGTTTTGGATATGTTCCGAGTCCTTTGCTAAAAAGATATGCTACCATGCCCTGGCATCAATATAAACCCGAAGAGCGGGCCAATAATTTAAATGTATTTATTAGAAGCAATTCCGGAATTACTATTCCCAATATGAGTTATCGTTACGCCATGTACCAAAACGGACTAGCAATTGATAATTATGATGGAGGAGCTATCCCGAATTTTAAACGATTTAAATATTTTGGTTGGAGTACTGATAATCAACACAGGTTTCCCGCTTTTACTTATACTTTCAATACATTTTCAGATAGCGTAGATTTCACCCTCAAGCATTACTTATTTACGGATGGAATTTCTGCTGATTTTTGTCCCGAAAATGATACCGTAATTCAACGCCAAACCTTTAAAAATTATTACGCATACGACGACGGAAGTGCTGAAGCGGCCTATTACATAAATGGCGCATTTGGTAAAATGGCTGTAAAATTTAATTTGAACTTTAGCGATACCTTACGATCTGTTCGGATTTATTTTGATCCCATTGGAAATATGCAAAGTGCAGAATCAGCTTCTTTTCAATTACAAGTATATGCTGATTTAGGTGGCTTTCCCGGACCGTTATTACTTCAGGATAGTTCAATGAAAGTAATTTATTTAAAAGCGGGGGTTAATGTTACGCCGGATTATACACTCACTACACCCCTTATACTTCCGCCGGGAGAATATTACATCGGATTTAAACAAAAAATTTCAACGGGAATTGGAGTAGGTTTCGATCGGAACTTAAATCACAGTAATTATTTATTTTTTGATTCAGGAAGTGGCTGGACACAATCCACGATTCCCGGATCTATCATGATACACCCGGTATTTGGAAGGGTTATTCCCCCTCCCGTTGGACTTTCTGAAAATAAAAACGTAATAAATTTATTTCGTGTTTTTCCAAATCCATCCCATGATATCATTTACATTACTCAAAACAATAAAACCCTTATTCAATATGAATTATTTGATATAACCGGGAAATTAATTTTAAAAAATTCTTTTTTTGGAAATCAAGTTGCCGTAAATGTATCACAAATTGAATCCGGGGTTTATTTCCTGCAAATAAATGATGAGCAAAATTCGCAACATCAAAAAATCATCATCCAACACTAA
- the pyrF gene encoding orotidine-5'-phosphate decarboxylase, with protein MNREKLIEQIKLKKSFLCVGLDPDIKKIPQHLLSHDDVIYEFNVSIIDATAPYCVAFKPNNAFYEAYGLSGIESLEKTIKYIKTNYPNHFLIADAKRGDIGNTSAMYAHAYFERLNTDAITVAPYMGSDSVKPFLEFKNKWTILLGLTSNEGAEDFQQLKINGKELYLHVIEKCASWGSKENMMFVAGATKAEMISEIRKIIPDYFLLVPGIGAQGGNLAEVCKHGMNSDIGLLVNSSRNIIYASNAEDFAEKAAEAAKEIAQQMKLLIEKSKL; from the coding sequence ATGAATCGAGAAAAATTAATTGAGCAAATAAAGCTGAAAAAAAGTTTTTTATGCGTTGGCTTGGATCCTGACATTAAAAAGATTCCTCAACACTTATTGAGTCATGATGATGTTATTTATGAGTTTAATGTATCTATTATTGACGCTACGGCCCCGTATTGTGTAGCTTTTAAACCCAATAATGCCTTTTATGAAGCGTATGGATTGAGTGGGATAGAAAGTCTTGAAAAAACAATAAAGTATATTAAAACGAATTATCCGAATCATTTTTTAATTGCAGATGCAAAACGGGGCGATATTGGAAATACCAGCGCAATGTATGCACATGCTTATTTTGAACGATTAAATACCGATGCTATTACCGTAGCACCTTATATGGGAAGTGATTCTGTGAAGCCATTTTTAGAGTTTAAAAATAAGTGGACCATTTTGCTGGGACTTACCAGTAATGAAGGCGCTGAAGATTTTCAGCAACTAAAAATTAACGGTAAAGAATTATACTTACATGTAATTGAAAAATGTGCTTCCTGGGGGTCGAAGGAGAATATGATGTTTGTTGCGGGAGCAACGAAAGCTGAGATGATTTCGGAAATTAGAAAGATAATACCAGATTATTTTTTACTGGTTCCCGGTATTGGAGCTCAAGGTGGAAATTTGGCGGAAGTTTGTAAGCATGGAATGAATTCGGATATTGGGTTATTGGTGAACTCTAGTCGAAATATTATTTATGCTTCCAATGCTGAAGACTTTGCGGAGAAAGCCGCCGAGGCCGCTAAAGAAATAGCTCAACAAATGAAATTATTAATCGAAAAATCAAAATTATGA
- a CDS encoding PASTA domain-containing protein produces the protein MKDMFSFIKSKPFFIHLGLITIVLVGIFLGVIKWLSIYTEHADFVQVPDFKGLELRNLENFSSDKNIHFEIIDSIYDPKEKAGIVLRQDPEALSKVKHNRTVYLYVTGLVPPAIEMPKLIDRSERQARLIISSYGLKLGKVITINADCNGCVVGQQIDGKDINEGDKVLKGSKINLVVGVKDNNYNALPNDTTKADDINFDEEE, from the coding sequence ATGAAAGACATGTTTAGCTTTATAAAGTCCAAGCCCTTTTTTATTCATTTAGGTTTAATTACTATTGTATTAGTGGGCATTTTTTTAGGTGTTATTAAATGGCTTTCCATTTATACGGAACATGCTGATTTTGTTCAAGTTCCTGACTTTAAAGGCCTTGAACTTCGAAATCTGGAAAACTTTTCTTCCGATAAAAATATACATTTTGAAATTATCGATAGCATTTACGACCCTAAAGAAAAAGCTGGAATTGTATTAAGGCAAGATCCTGAAGCTTTAAGTAAAGTAAAACACAATAGAACCGTTTACTTATACGTTACCGGATTAGTTCCTCCGGCCATTGAAATGCCAAAGCTTATTGATAGAAGTGAAAGGCAGGCGCGATTAATTATCTCTTCCTATGGGCTAAAATTAGGAAAAGTTATTACAATAAATGCCGATTGCAATGGATGTGTTGTAGGTCAGCAAATAGACGGAAAAGATATTAACGAAGGGGATAAGGTTTTAAAAGGAAGTAAAATTAATTTGGTAGTAGGCGTTAAAGATAATAATTACAATGCCCTTCCAAATGATACTACTAAGGCGGATGATATAAATTTTGATGAAGAAGAATAG
- a CDS encoding DUF3467 domain-containing protein, with product MNENNNQNQPHLDIELSEEIAEGTYSNLAIITHSQSEFVIDFIKIMPGVPKARVKSRILLTPQHAKRLVKALSENLQKFEQVHGKIKEFENAFPMNFGGPTAQA from the coding sequence ATGAACGAAAACAATAACCAGAATCAACCACATTTAGATATAGAGTTGAGTGAAGAAATTGCTGAAGGTACATATTCCAATTTGGCTATTATTACCCATTCACAAAGTGAATTTGTAATCGATTTTATCAAAATTATGCCCGGAGTTCCGAAGGCAAGAGTAAAGTCAAGAATTTTATTAACACCGCAACACGCTAAGCGATTAGTTAAGGCCTTAAGTGAAAATCTTCAGAAATTTGAACAAGTTCACGGAAAAATAAAAGAATTTGAGAATGCCTTTCCAATGAACTTTGGAGGACCAACTGCACAAGCTTAA
- a CDS encoding PD40 domain-containing protein translates to MKCTLRSVFSLFFFFLVVSAVAQITNTRKWRKTEKDSLDNALIVYDDKRYLLCLPIFEQLYKHHPEEKFLKYVYAKCAMYRPDKHEDSYTLLSDIYSHNHKVEDIKYDIAKTAHLTNRFDIANEFADKFLADKRTTAEGKKDALHLKKYIANAIYWTAKPTNAVIKNVGNVINTETDEYVPAITADETVMIFTHRGDKCKGDVQDDSEKPEDIYMSVKQDDQFTTPIGLDSINTDVHDAAISLSHDGHILFIYRDNGDDHGDIYQSFLIGDVFSKPYKLQGEVNTYSWDGHCSLSPDGQTLFFSSERSGGFGGKDIWKATLKSDSTWGNIQNLGDSINTIWDDDAPFIHPDGVTLYYSSKGKTSMGGYDIFQATMSQDSTFKDVENLGFPINSTDDDIYFVLSATGNNGYYSSGKHGGVGMKDIYLIETNFSSKRNLLLVKGRTLSDTTPVEAKVKIEVMTRDNRIFRSFNSNKANGQYLATLPKGAEYRFTYTYLDRAPDVFTISTMDIVGYSEKIHDAIWDKPDTAKPVITPTLTPNPSTLAPVPEDTWVAKTKLQEKTMRFNKDYGNISAEGLEFKVQIAAYKFPKNYSYKHLKKHGKVEKLLLNDGITRITIGGAFNTISKAWEHNKKVIKAGQPDAFVTALYKGKRVQLEELVKMGIFVK, encoded by the coding sequence ATGAAGTGTACACTACGTTCGGTTTTTTCTCTGTTTTTTTTCTTTTTGGTGGTATCTGCTGTTGCTCAAATTACCAATACTCGCAAATGGCGTAAAACTGAAAAAGATTCTTTGGATAACGCATTAATAGTGTATGATGATAAACGGTATCTTTTGTGCCTTCCTATTTTTGAGCAATTATACAAGCATCATCCGGAAGAAAAATTTCTGAAATATGTGTATGCTAAATGCGCCATGTATCGTCCGGATAAACATGAAGATTCTTATACCTTATTAAGTGATATTTATTCGCACAATCATAAAGTGGAAGATATAAAATATGATATCGCCAAAACTGCCCATCTAACTAATCGTTTTGATATTGCTAATGAATTTGCGGATAAATTTTTGGCTGACAAAAGGACAACCGCTGAAGGAAAAAAAGACGCACTACATCTTAAAAAATACATTGCTAATGCTATTTACTGGACAGCGAAACCAACCAACGCCGTTATTAAAAATGTTGGAAATGTAATCAACACGGAAACGGATGAATACGTTCCGGCCATTACTGCCGATGAAACGGTGATGATTTTTACGCATCGGGGTGATAAATGTAAAGGCGATGTGCAAGATGACAGCGAAAAACCGGAAGATATTTATATGTCGGTGAAACAAGATGATCAATTTACTACACCAATTGGTTTAGATAGTATTAATACGGATGTGCACGATGCGGCTATTTCGTTAAGTCATGATGGTCACATTCTTTTTATTTATCGCGATAATGGAGATGATCACGGAGATATATATCAGAGTTTTTTAATAGGCGATGTTTTCTCTAAACCATACAAGTTACAAGGCGAAGTAAATACCTATTCCTGGGATGGTCACTGTTCATTATCTCCCGATGGACAAACACTTTTTTTTAGTAGTGAAAGATCGGGTGGATTTGGCGGAAAAGATATTTGGAAAGCCACTTTAAAATCGGATTCAACTTGGGGGAATATTCAAAACTTGGGAGATTCAATTAATACAATTTGGGATGATGATGCCCCTTTTATTCATCCTGATGGTGTAACGCTATATTACTCTTCTAAAGGAAAAACGTCAATGGGTGGGTATGACATTTTTCAGGCTACTATGTCACAGGATTCAACTTTCAAAGATGTAGAAAACTTGGGTTTCCCAATTAATTCAACCGATGATGATATTTATTTTGTTTTATCTGCAACAGGTAATAACGGTTATTACAGTAGCGGTAAACACGGTGGTGTTGGTATGAAAGATATTTATTTGATTGAAACCAATTTCAGTTCTAAAAGAAATTTATTATTGGTAAAAGGTCGTACTTTATCTGATACCACGCCTGTTGAAGCCAAAGTTAAAATTGAAGTGATGACACGCGATAATAGAATATTTCGATCATTTAATTCTAACAAAGCTAATGGGCAATATTTAGCAACCTTACCAAAAGGAGCAGAATATAGATTTACCTACACTTATTTAGACCGGGCGCCGGATGTATTTACAATCAGTACAATGGATATTGTAGGTTATTCTGAAAAAATACATGATGCTATTTGGGACAAACCGGATACAGCAAAGCCGGTAATAACACCTACATTAACTCCAAATCCATCTACTTTAGCACCGGTGCCGGAAGATACCTGGGTGGCTAAAACAAAACTGCAAGAAAAAACTATGCGATTTAATAAGGATTATGGAAACATAAGTGCAGAAGGATTGGAGTTTAAAGTGCAGATTGCCGCTTATAAATTCCCCAAAAATTATTCTTATAAACATTTAAAAAAACACGGAAAGGTGGAGAAGTTATTATTGAATGATGGAATTACCCGAATCACCATTGGTGGAGCATTTAATACCATTTCAAAAGCCTGGGAACATAACAAAAAGGTAATAAAAGCCGGCCAACCCGACGCGTTTGTAACAGCCTTATACAAAGGTAAACGTGTGCAATTGGAAGAATTAGTGAAAATGGGAATTTTTGTAAAGTAA
- a CDS encoding DUF58 domain-containing protein: MPINRSKIEEFKGLELIAKRVVEGFITGLHKSPFHGFSVEFAEHRLYNTGESTKHIDWKLYGRTEKLFIKRYEEETNLRCQIVIDTSGSMHFPLDKNDNKLNFSVQAAAALTELLKHQRDAVGLTTFDSEIRDHLVAKSYPVHFKHIFNKLENILEQDFKNKPTSAASALNEIAEIIHKRSLVLIFSDMFESQANNDELFSALQHLMYKKHEVVLFHVVDKKKELEFNFENKPYHFIDLESGEEIKLNPNQIKEQYLKSINEFNAELKIKCGQFKIELVEADINEGFDKVLYTYLVKRNMLLK; the protein is encoded by the coding sequence ATGCCTATCAATAGATCCAAAATAGAAGAATTTAAAGGATTAGAACTAATCGCTAAAAGGGTGGTTGAAGGATTTATTACTGGACTACACAAAAGTCCTTTTCATGGATTTTCTGTTGAATTTGCTGAGCACAGATTGTACAACACCGGAGAAAGCACCAAACACATTGATTGGAAACTTTATGGGAGAACGGAGAAATTATTCATAAAGCGCTATGAGGAAGAAACGAATTTAAGATGTCAAATAGTAATTGACACCTCGGGAAGTATGCATTTTCCGTTGGATAAAAATGATAATAAATTAAATTTTAGTGTACAAGCTGCTGCTGCATTAACCGAACTGCTTAAACATCAAAGAGACGCGGTTGGTTTAACGACATTTGATAGTGAAATAAGAGATCATTTAGTGGCTAAAAGTTATCCGGTGCACTTTAAACACATTTTTAATAAACTTGAAAATATTCTGGAACAAGATTTTAAAAACAAACCCACTTCTGCCGCCTCTGCATTGAATGAAATTGCAGAAATAATTCATAAACGTTCATTAGTTCTAATCTTTAGTGATATGTTTGAATCGCAAGCAAATAATGACGAATTATTTTCAGCTTTGCAACATCTAATGTATAAGAAACATGAAGTGGTGCTTTTTCATGTGGTAGACAAGAAAAAAGAGTTAGAGTTTAATTTTGAAAATAAACCTTATCATTTTATTGATTTAGAAAGTGGGGAAGAAATAAAATTAAATCCTAATCAAATTAAAGAACAATATTTAAAATCCATTAATGAATTTAATGCTGAGTTAAAAATTAAATGCGGCCAATTTAAAATTGAATTGGTTGAGGCGGACATTAATGAGGGTTTTGATAAAGTATTATATACCTATCTGGTTAAAAGAAATATGCTGCTAAAATAA